The Elusimicrobiota bacterium sequence TTCAGGACGCGGTGCGCCGCGATTGGGACAATGACCATCGGCTCCAAGCGAATGAAAAGTTCTACCAAAATCTTCTCACGCGTTACACCGTGACGATCGAAACGCCGGGTCCGGCGGACGCGATCAAAATCGCGTCAAACAAATGAATCGCGCGTTTTTGACCTTGACTCTGTTCCTCACGCTCGCCGCCACTGTGCGCGCGCACGAGGTGCGCCCCGCCTATCTTGAACTGCGCCAGAACGGGCCAGAAACCTACGACGTGCTGTGGAAAGTCCCCGGCCAGGGCGACTTGCGGCTGGGGCTCTCTGTGGAACTTCCCATGGCTTGCGCCGATGTCACTCCACCTCAGGGATCGATGGCCTACAACGCCTCCACCGAACGCTGGACCGTCCGGTGCCCCGGCGGCCTTGGCCGTGGCGTGATTCGTATCGCGGGCTTAAGGGCCACTGCGACCGACGTGCTTGTGCGATTGGAACGTCTTGACGGCACAACGCAGGTGACGCGACTCACCCCCTCCGCCCCCTCGTTCAGGATCGCGGCCCCGGAGACCGCTTTGGGCGTCGCACGCACCTACACCGCGCTCGGCATCGAACACATCTTGACGGGCGTTGACCATCTCCTGTTCGTGCTCGCGCTGATCCTTATCACCCGCAGCGGTTGGTCGCTGGCTCGGACCGTGACCGCGTTTACCGTTTCCCATAGCCTCACGCTCACTCTGGCAACGCTCGGGTATGTCCACATCCCACAACAACCCGTGGAGGCCGTCATCGCGCTGAGCATCGTTTTCGTGGCGGCGGAGATTTTGCGCGGCCGCCAAGGGCTCGGGGGCCTCACGGCCAAGGCGCCGTGGCTCGTGGCCCTGATGTTTGGACTTATGCACGGGCTGGGGTTTGCCAGCGGACTCAAAGACGCCGGTTTACCAGACGGACACATTCCCACGGCCCTTTTGTTTTTTAGCCTAGGGGTTGAAATGGGCCATTTCCTTTTCATCGGTTTCGTCCTGTCTTTTCGAGCGCTCCTGCGGCTGGCGGCGTCACGCCTATCGCCCTCTGACCAAAAACGTTTGGCCCCCCTGGAATTTCTGCCATCCTACGCCATCGGGAGCGTGGCCATGTTTTGGGTCATTCAACGCGTCACCGCTTTCTGAAATGCTCGTTGGGGAGATGACTACCGTCATAGACAACACTC is a genomic window containing:
- a CDS encoding HupE/UreJ family protein; translated protein: MNRAFLTLTLFLTLAATVRAHEVRPAYLELRQNGPETYDVLWKVPGQGDLRLGLSVELPMACADVTPPQGSMAYNASTERWTVRCPGGLGRGVIRIAGLRATATDVLVRLERLDGTTQVTRLTPSAPSFRIAAPETALGVARTYTALGIEHILTGVDHLLFVLALILITRSGWSLARTVTAFTVSHSLTLTLATLGYVHIPQQPVEAVIALSIVFVAAEILRGRQGLGGLTAKAPWLVALMFGLMHGLGFASGLKDAGLPDGHIPTALLFFSLGVEMGHFLFIGFVLSFRALLRLAASRLSPSDQKRLAPLEFLPSYAIGSVAMFWVIQRVTAF